One genomic segment of Sphaerodactylus townsendi isolate TG3544 linkage group LG07, MPM_Stown_v2.3, whole genome shotgun sequence includes these proteins:
- the RIMKLB gene encoding beta-citrylglutamate synthase B: protein MDPSLRVNGELITAYPQVVVVRVPTPWVQSDSDITVLRHLEKMGCRLMNRPQAILNCVNKFWTFQELAGHGVPLPDTFSYGGHEHFAKMIDEAEVLEFPMVVKNTRGHRGKAVFLARDKHHLADLSHLIRHEAPYLFQKYIQESHGKDVRVIVVGGRVVGTMLRCSTDGRMQSNCSLGGIGMMCSLSEQGKQLAVQVSNILGMDVCGIDLLMKDDGSFYVCEANANVGFIAFDKACNLDVAGIIADYATSLLPPGRLTRRMSLLSVVSTASETSEPELGPPASATVDNMSASSSSVDSDPETTERELLPKLPEGLFNMNQLIANEIKLLVE from the exons ATGGATCCGA GTCTTCGAGTTAATGGAGAACTCATCACTGCTTATCCGCAGGTAGTTGTGGTTCGTGTGCCAACACCATGGGTCCAGAGTGACAGTGACATTACGGTTCTTCGTCATCTAGAGAAGATGGGCTGCCGGCTGATGAACCGTCCTCAAGCCATACTCAATTGTGTCAACAAGTTTTGGACATTTCAAGAACTGGCTGGCCATGGTGTACCTCTTCCTGACACTTTCTCCTATG GCGGTCATGAACATTTTGCCAAAATGATTGATGAAGCAGAAGTTTTGGAGTTCCCAATGGTTGTGAAGAACACTCGTGGTCATAGAG gcaaagctgTATTTCTAGCAAGAGACAAGCACCACTTGGCAGACCTGAGCCACCTAATCCGTCACGAGGCTCCTTACCTATTCCAAAAGTACATCCAGGAGTCCCACGGCAAGGATGTCCGTGTCATTGTAGTGGGAGGCCGTGTAGTGGGTACAATGCTGCGTTGCTCAACAGACGGTAGAATGCAAAGCAATTGCTCGCTTG GTGGCATCGGGATGATGTGCTCGCTGAGTGAACAAGGCAAGCAGCTGGCTGTCCAGGTGTCTAACATCCTGGGGATGGATGTGTGCGGCATCGACCTCCTCATGAAGGATGATGGCTCGTTCTACGTCTGCGAGGCCAACGCAAATGTAGGTTTCATTGCCTTTGACAAGGCTTGTAATCTAGACGTAGCTGGTATCATAGCGGACTATGccacttccctcctcccccccggtCGCTTGACGCGACGTATGTCCTTGCTCTCTGTGGTGTCCACGGCTAGCGAGACTAGCGAGCCAGAGCTGGGCCCTCCAGCTAGCGCCACCGTCGATAACATGAGCGCTAGCTCCAGCTCTGTCGACAGCGACCCTGAAACCACAGAGAGAGAGTTGCTCCCCAAGCTCCCGGAGGGTCTGTTCAACATGAACCAGCTAATAGCCAATGAGATTAAGCTCCTGGTGGAGTGA